A single genomic interval of Streptomyces sp. BA2 harbors:
- a CDS encoding LacI family DNA-binding transcriptional regulator, with protein MTVTLADVAARAQVSPATVSRVLNGNYPVAAATRERVLRAVDDLDYVLNGPASSLAAATSDLVGILVNDIADPFFGIMAGAVQSEIGGPGGRAGGERMAVVCNTGGSPERELTYLTLLQRQRAAAVVLTGGALEDPAHAAAMSAKLARLADAGTRIVLCGRPPLEDSDAVAATLTFDNRSGGRRLTEHLLTLGHRRIGYVAGPMERTTTRHRLEGHRDALAAAGAGNAGNGDQEELTVHGPYTRRSGYEATLELLRRAPDLTAIVAANDTVALGASAALRDQGLRIPEDISVAGFDDLPFSVDAVPALTTVRLPLYEAGARAGRLATGAEEAPPGGVATIGAELMVRGSTAPPCR; from the coding sequence ATGACCGTGACCCTGGCCGACGTGGCGGCCCGCGCCCAGGTCTCCCCCGCTACCGTCTCCCGCGTCCTGAACGGCAACTACCCGGTGGCCGCGGCCACCCGGGAGCGTGTCCTTCGGGCCGTGGACGACCTCGACTACGTCCTCAACGGGCCCGCGAGCTCGCTCGCCGCGGCCACGTCCGACCTGGTCGGCATCCTCGTGAACGACATCGCCGACCCGTTCTTCGGGATCATGGCGGGCGCCGTCCAGTCCGAGATCGGCGGCCCCGGCGGGCGCGCCGGCGGCGAGCGGATGGCCGTGGTTTGCAACACGGGGGGCTCCCCGGAGCGCGAGCTGACCTATCTGACCCTGCTGCAGCGGCAGCGTGCGGCAGCGGTCGTCCTGACCGGCGGCGCCCTGGAGGACCCCGCCCACGCCGCCGCGATGTCCGCGAAGCTGGCACGCCTCGCGGACGCGGGCACCCGGATCGTGCTCTGCGGGCGGCCACCGCTGGAGGACTCGGACGCGGTGGCGGCCACCCTCACCTTCGACAACCGCAGCGGCGGGCGGCGGCTCACGGAGCATCTGCTGACGCTGGGGCACCGCAGGATCGGGTACGTGGCCGGGCCGATGGAGCGCACGACCACCCGGCACCGGCTCGAAGGCCACCGGGACGCGCTCGCGGCGGCCGGCGCCGGGAACGCGGGCAACGGCGACCAGGAGGAGCTGACCGTCCACGGCCCCTACACCCGCCGGTCGGGCTACGAAGCCACGCTCGAACTCCTGCGCCGCGCCCCCGACTTGACCGCCATCGTGGCCGCCAACGACACGGTCGCCCTGGGCGCTTCGGCCGCCCTGCGCGACCAGGGCCTGCGCATCCCCGAGGACATCTCGGTGGCGGGCTTCGACGACCTGCCCTTCTCGGTGGACGCCGTCCCCGCCCTGACGACCGTACGCCTGCCGCTGTACGAGGCGGGCGCCCGCGCAGGGCGCCTGGCCACCGGCGCGGAGGAGGCACCGCCCGGGGGCGTGGCGACCATCGGGGCGGAGCTGATGGTGCGGGGGTCCACGGCGCCGCCGTGTCGGTGA
- a CDS encoding Gfo/Idh/MocA family protein, with amino-acid sequence MTRKTVRIAMNGVTGRMGYRQHLVRSLLALREQGGLALGDAEGTVLWPEPVLVGRREHALREIAERHGLDPETHVSTDLDAVLADPAIDIYFDAQVTSAREEAIKRAIAAGKHVYTEKPSATGLAGALELARLAQAAGIKHGVVQDKLFLPGLLKLKRLIDGGFFGQILSIRGEFGYWVFEGDWQSAQRPSWNYRAEDGGGIVVDMFPHWEYVLHELFGRVRSVQALAATHVPQRWDERDKPYDATADDAAYGIFELEGGAIAQINSSWTVRVNRDELVEFQVDGTEGSAVAGLRNCRVQHRGNTPKPVWNPDLPVTHSFRDQWQEVPDNQEFDNGFKAQWELFLKHVYADAPYHWDLHAGARGVQLAELGLKSSAEGRRIEVPEIDR; translated from the coding sequence GTGACTCGCAAGACGGTGCGCATCGCCATGAACGGTGTGACGGGACGGATGGGCTACCGCCAGCACCTCGTCCGCTCGCTGCTCGCCCTGCGCGAGCAGGGCGGACTCGCACTCGGCGACGCCGAGGGCACGGTGCTGTGGCCCGAGCCGGTCCTGGTGGGCCGCAGAGAGCACGCACTGCGGGAGATCGCGGAGCGCCACGGACTTGACCCCGAGACGCACGTCTCGACCGACCTGGACGCGGTCCTCGCCGACCCCGCCATCGACATCTACTTCGACGCGCAGGTCACCTCCGCGCGCGAGGAAGCCATCAAGCGGGCCATCGCCGCGGGCAAGCACGTCTACACCGAGAAGCCGTCCGCGACAGGCCTCGCCGGAGCCCTCGAACTGGCCCGCCTCGCCCAGGCGGCCGGCATCAAGCACGGCGTGGTCCAGGACAAGCTCTTTCTACCGGGCCTGCTGAAGCTGAAGCGCCTGATCGACGGCGGCTTCTTCGGTCAGATCCTCTCCATCCGGGGCGAGTTCGGCTACTGGGTCTTCGAGGGCGACTGGCAGAGCGCCCAGCGCCCCTCGTGGAACTACCGCGCGGAGGACGGCGGCGGCATCGTCGTCGACATGTTCCCGCACTGGGAGTACGTCCTGCACGAGCTGTTCGGCCGCGTACGCAGCGTCCAGGCGCTGGCGGCGACGCACGTACCGCAGCGCTGGGACGAGCGGGACAAGCCCTACGACGCGACGGCGGACGACGCGGCGTACGGCATCTTCGAGCTCGAAGGCGGCGCGATCGCGCAGATCAACTCCTCCTGGACGGTCCGCGTGAACCGCGACGAACTGGTCGAGTTCCAGGTGGACGGCACGGAGGGGTCGGCGGTCGCGGGCCTGCGCAACTGCCGCGTACAGCACCGCGGTAACACCCCCAAGCCGGTCTGGAACCCGGACCTGCCCGTCACCCACTCCTTCCGGGACCAGTGGCAGGAGGTGCCCGACAATCAGGAGTTCGACAACGGCTTCAAGGCACAGTGGGAGCTGTTCCTGAAGCACGTGTACGCGGACGCGCCCTACCACTGGGACCTGCACGCGGGCGCACGCGGCGTACAGCTCGCCGAACTGGGCCTGAAGTCCTCGGCGGAGGGCCGCCGCATCGAGGTACCGGAGATCGACCGATGA